One region of Pararhizobium qamdonense genomic DNA includes:
- a CDS encoding N-carbamoylsarcosine amidohydrolase, protein MQSAETNYQGVWGNRIGFGQRPALLVIDFLKAYTIEGAPLYAPGVVDAVAQAPELIKAARAAGIPIIHTRILYLAENCADGGMWVKKSPVMKAMVEGNVLAEFCDEVQPEHGELVIVKQYASAFFGTSLASHLHAQGIDTVIMAGCSTSGCIRASAVDAVQYGFRPIVVRDCVGDRHPDPHNANLFDIDSKYGDVVSKEEAIAEIAKVKIGCP, encoded by the coding sequence ATGCAAAGCGCGGAAACGAACTATCAGGGTGTATGGGGCAACCGGATCGGTTTTGGTCAACGTCCGGCTCTTCTCGTTATTGATTTCCTGAAAGCCTATACGATCGAGGGCGCGCCCCTCTATGCACCCGGCGTGGTCGATGCGGTCGCGCAGGCGCCCGAACTGATCAAGGCCGCCCGCGCCGCCGGCATTCCCATCATCCATACCCGCATTCTCTATCTGGCGGAAAACTGCGCGGATGGCGGCATGTGGGTGAAGAAGTCGCCGGTCATGAAGGCGATGGTCGAGGGCAATGTACTGGCTGAGTTCTGCGATGAGGTGCAGCCCGAACACGGTGAGCTCGTCATCGTCAAACAATATGCCAGCGCTTTCTTCGGCACCAGCCTGGCGTCGCATCTGCACGCGCAGGGCATCGACACGGTCATCATGGCGGGCTGCTCGACCAGCGGCTGCATCCGGGCAAGTGCCGTCGATGCGGTTCAATACGGGTTCAGGCCCATCGTCGTGCGCGATTGCGTCGGCGACCGGCATCCCGACCCGCACAATGCCAACCTCTTCGACATCGACAGCAAATATGGCGATGTCGTCTCAAAGGAAGAAGCGATCGCCGAAATCGCCAAGGTCAAGATCGGCTGTCCGTAA
- a CDS encoding 5-oxoprolinase subunit PxpA — protein MIEAVDINCDMGEAFGRWRVGDTDDASLMSLISSANIAAGFHAGDPNLIDQTVRLAAEHGVGIGAHPGYNDLQGFGRRKIEGTPRELVNDIIYQVGAVREFARRHGARLQHVKPHGALYMEMAVNPELSQIFVQYMRTVEPQAYIFCMGGSATERAAREAGQPVVREFYADRDYGDTGSIVFTRDAGRPDPAAIAQKVVRACKQGKVKTVSGGDVDIAFESICFHSDTLGALEIVRQMREALIAAGIRIAPVSAITGH, from the coding sequence GTGATTGAAGCAGTCGACATCAATTGCGATATGGGCGAAGCGTTTGGACGCTGGCGTGTCGGCGATACCGACGATGCGTCGCTGATGTCGCTGATCAGTTCAGCCAATATTGCCGCAGGTTTCCATGCCGGCGATCCAAACCTCATCGATCAAACCGTGCGGCTGGCAGCCGAGCATGGTGTCGGCATCGGTGCGCATCCGGGCTATAACGACCTCCAGGGCTTTGGCCGCCGCAAGATCGAAGGCACGCCTCGGGAACTGGTCAACGACATCATCTATCAGGTCGGCGCAGTGCGCGAATTTGCCCGCCGCCATGGTGCCCGCCTGCAACATGTGAAGCCGCATGGCGCGCTTTATATGGAAATGGCGGTTAATCCTGAACTTTCGCAGATCTTCGTGCAATATATGCGCACGGTGGAGCCCCAGGCCTATATTTTCTGCATGGGCGGTTCGGCGACGGAGCGGGCAGCCAGGGAAGCAGGGCAGCCGGTCGTGCGCGAATTCTATGCAGACCGCGATTACGGCGACACCGGGTCGATCGTGTTTACCCGTGATGCCGGGCGCCCGGACCCTGCCGCGATCGCCCAGAAAGTCGTGCGTGCCTGCAAGCAGGGAAAGGTAAAGACCGTCTCCGGGGGAGATGTCGATATCGCCTTTGAATCCATTTGCTTCCATTCCGATACGCTCGGCGCGCTCGAAATCGTGCGTCAGATGCGCGAGGCGCTGATTGCAGCCGGCATTCGTATCGCACCGGTTTCGGCCATCACAGGCCATTGA
- a CDS encoding maleate cis-trans isomerase family protein produces MQKYYRIGQIVPSSNTTMETEIPAMLTARQSIRPERFTFHSSRMRMKKVVKEELAAMDAESDRCAIELSDARVDVLGYACLVAIMAMGLGYHRQSEKRLTGRTQENGTDIPVVTSAGALIEGLKVMKAKKIAVVAPYMKPLTELVVDYIREEGFEVVDWRALEIPDNLDVARHDPENLPAIVQTLDLTDVDVIVLSACVQMPSLPVIAKVEAMTGKPVLTAAAATTYCMLKSLGLEAVAPGAGALLSGAY; encoded by the coding sequence ATGCAGAAATATTACCGTATCGGTCAGATCGTACCCAGTTCCAACACCACCATGGAAACCGAAATCCCGGCCATGCTGACAGCGCGGCAATCCATCCGCCCGGAACGCTTCACCTTCCATTCCAGCCGCATGCGCATGAAGAAGGTGGTCAAGGAAGAACTGGCGGCGATGGATGCGGAATCCGACCGTTGCGCCATCGAACTCTCCGATGCCCGTGTCGATGTGCTGGGTTACGCCTGCCTGGTTGCAATCATGGCCATGGGGCTCGGCTACCATCGCCAGTCCGAAAAGCGCCTGACCGGCCGCACCCAGGAAAACGGAACGGATATCCCGGTCGTCACCAGCGCCGGTGCCCTGATCGAAGGGCTGAAGGTCATGAAGGCGAAGAAGATCGCCGTGGTGGCACCCTATATGAAGCCGCTCACCGAACTCGTCGTCGATTATATCCGCGAAGAAGGTTTCGAGGTTGTGGATTGGCGCGCGCTGGAAATTCCCGACAATCTCGATGTCGCGCGCCACGATCCGGAGAACTTGCCCGCCATCGTGCAGACGCTCGATCTGACGGATGTCGACGTGATCGTGCTGTCGGCCTGCGTGCAGATGCCGTCTTTGCCTGTCATTGCCAAGGTCGAGGCGATGACCGGAAAGCCGGTTCTGACGGCGGCGGCCGCCACCACCTACTGCATGCTGAAATCGCTCGGTCTGGAAGCGGTCGCGCCGGGTGCCGGTGCGCTTCTGTCCGGGGCCTACTAG
- a CDS encoding FAD-dependent monooxygenase, translated as MSKENEKIAIIGAGLGGAVAGALLQHAGFDVNVYEQAPSFSRLGAGIHMGPNVLKIFERIGVDRQVIDISSTPSHWFSRDGITGDYRSRIPLEGYGATYCTVHRGDLQAIQCDALQPGTLHFGKKLSRVDDNGTDVLVEFEDGTSIRADIVIGADGINSRVRETLLGEEKPNYSGWVGHRALISSDKLKKYDLTFEDCVKWWGPDRHMMVYYTTARRDEYYYVTGVPHPAWEFDSAFVDSSREEMAAAFEGYHPIIQALIESTDTVTKWPLFNRNPLPLWSKGRLVLLGDACHPMKPHMAQGAAMAIEDAAMLTRCLQETGISDFNTAFKLYEANRRDRATRVQTVSNANTFLLNQEDPSWVYGYDIYAEPLKSETAA; from the coding sequence ATGTCCAAGGAAAATGAAAAGATCGCGATTATCGGCGCGGGCCTCGGCGGCGCCGTTGCCGGTGCTCTGCTTCAGCATGCCGGTTTTGATGTCAATGTCTATGAGCAGGCGCCCAGCTTCTCCCGCCTCGGTGCCGGTATTCACATGGGACCGAATGTCCTGAAAATCTTCGAGCGCATCGGCGTCGACCGGCAGGTCATCGATATCAGCAGCACGCCGTCCCATTGGTTCAGCCGCGACGGCATTACCGGCGACTATCGCTCGCGCATTCCGCTTGAGGGATATGGCGCAACCTATTGCACGGTTCATCGCGGCGATCTGCAAGCGATCCAATGTGATGCGCTTCAGCCCGGCACCTTGCATTTCGGCAAGAAGCTGTCACGCGTCGATGATAACGGCACGGATGTGCTGGTCGAATTCGAAGATGGAACGTCAATTCGCGCCGATATCGTCATTGGCGCCGACGGTATCAATTCGAGGGTGCGCGAAACGCTTCTGGGCGAGGAAAAGCCGAATTACAGCGGCTGGGTCGGACATCGCGCGCTGATATCCTCGGACAAACTGAAAAAATACGATCTGACCTTTGAAGATTGCGTCAAATGGTGGGGCCCGGACCGTCATATGATGGTCTATTATACAACGGCACGGCGCGACGAATATTACTATGTCACGGGCGTTCCGCATCCGGCCTGGGAGTTCGATTCGGCATTTGTCGACAGCAGCCGTGAGGAGATGGCGGCAGCCTTTGAGGGCTATCACCCGATCATTCAGGCGCTAATCGAAAGCACCGACACGGTGACCAAATGGCCGTTGTTCAATCGCAATCCCCTGCCTTTGTGGAGCAAGGGCCGCCTGGTCCTGCTCGGTGATGCTTGCCACCCGATGAAACCACATATGGCGCAAGGTGCGGCCATGGCCATCGAAGACGCGGCCATGCTCACCCGCTGCCTGCAGGAAACCGGCATCAGTGATTTCAATACGGCCTTCAAGCTTTACGAAGCCAATCGCCGTGATCGCGCGACGCGCGTGCAGACCGTTTCCAATGCCAATACGTTCCTGTTGAACCAGGAAGATCCGTCCTGGGTCTATGGCTATGACATCTATGCCGAGCCGCTGAAGAGCGAGACTGCGGCATGA
- a CDS encoding alpha/beta fold hydrolase, producing MSGQALYGANVFANGIRQHYLRYGGKGPAVILIPGITSPAITWGFVAERLAERYDVYVLDVRGRGLSSTGPDLDYGLDAMAADVVGFAAALGLSRPALLGHSMGARIAIRAAVAAPLAFSRLALIDPPVSGPGRRAYPSKLPWYVDSIRLALKGIDAEGMKAFCPTWTGEQLTLRAEWLHTCYEPAIVTAFEDFHKDDIFPDLPKLKQPALLMVAGRGGVIEQVDEDEARALLPALEIVRVPNAGHMIPWDDFDGFFAALGDFLSR from the coding sequence ATGAGCGGGCAGGCGCTATACGGCGCGAATGTTTTTGCCAACGGGATCCGCCAGCACTACCTGCGCTATGGCGGCAAAGGCCCTGCCGTTATCCTGATCCCCGGCATCACCAGCCCGGCAATCACCTGGGGCTTTGTCGCTGAGCGGCTGGCCGAACGGTATGACGTTTATGTGCTCGACGTGCGCGGACGTGGCCTGTCCTCGACAGGTCCGGATCTCGACTATGGTCTGGACGCCATGGCGGCAGACGTCGTCGGGTTTGCGGCGGCCCTTGGGCTTTCCAGGCCGGCGTTGCTCGGTCATTCGATGGGCGCGCGCATTGCCATCCGTGCGGCGGTTGCCGCTCCCTTGGCCTTTTCGCGCCTGGCGCTGATCGATCCGCCGGTCTCCGGACCCGGCCGCCGGGCCTATCCGAGCAAGCTGCCATGGTATGTTGATAGCATCCGGCTGGCGCTGAAGGGTATTGACGCTGAGGGAATGAAGGCATTCTGCCCGACCTGGACTGGCGAACAGCTGACGCTGCGTGCCGAATGGCTGCACACATGCTACGAGCCGGCCATCGTCACCGCGTTCGAGGACTTCCACAAGGATGACATCTTTCCTGATCTGCCGAAGCTGAAGCAGCCCGCCCTGTTGATGGTGGCTGGCCGTGGCGGTGTGATCGAACAGGTGGACGAGGACGAAGCGCGCGCGCTCTTGCCGGCGCTGGAGATCGTCCGCGTGCCGAACGCCGGACACATGATCCCCTGGGATGATTTTGACGGGTTTTTTGCAGCCCTTGGAGATTTTCTCTCCCGCTGA
- a CDS encoding nucleotidyltransferase family protein — translation MNRTVESQRALPEPTGVFPMEIDPQSKPVGANDMLDGTASVAIVLLAAGKASRMGEGGAHKLLAEFDGIPLVRRSALAALGADAATVVAVTGHRRAEIETALDGLGIHIAENPDYATGIASSLVTGFDAPGVHEADGVLVMLADMPGVTHADLNALIAAFRTSSGDVIVRAVSNGKRGNPVILPRSLGPAVKVLVGDTGARHLIETSGLPVIDVDIGDAAHLDVDTPQEVIVAGGVLRG, via the coding sequence ATGAACAGGACAGTTGAAAGCCAGCGCGCCTTGCCAGAACCGACCGGAGTGTTCCCGATGGAGATCGATCCGCAATCAAAACCGGTTGGCGCAAATGATATGCTCGATGGCACGGCATCCGTCGCGATCGTCCTTCTGGCTGCCGGCAAGGCAAGCCGTATGGGCGAGGGGGGAGCTCATAAGCTGCTGGCCGAATTCGACGGTATCCCGCTCGTGCGGCGTTCAGCGCTTGCTGCCCTTGGTGCCGATGCCGCGACCGTTGTCGCCGTCACCGGCCATCGCCGCGCGGAGATCGAAACCGCGCTTGACGGTCTTGGCATCCACATTGCCGAAAATCCCGATTATGCAACGGGTATTGCAAGTTCGCTGGTGACCGGCTTTGACGCACCCGGCGTGCATGAAGCCGACGGCGTGCTTGTCATGCTCGCTGACATGCCGGGCGTTACACATGCCGATCTCAACGCGCTGATCGCTGCGTTCCGGACGTCGTCGGGAGATGTGATCGTGCGGGCGGTGTCTAACGGCAAGCGCGGCAACCCGGTGATCCTGCCACGCTCTTTGGGGCCTGCAGTAAAGGTGCTTGTTGGCGATACCGGCGCGCGGCACCTCATTGAGACCTCCGGCTTGCCGGTGATCGATGTCGATATCGGCGACGCCGCCCATCTGGACGTCGATACGCCGCAAGAGGTCATCGTTGCCGGTGGTGTTTTGCGCGGATAG
- a CDS encoding acetyl-CoA carboxylase, whose translation MSTFEIRSPLPGTFYRTPAPDAAPFKADGDAVASADTIGMIEVMKTFQEIPAGVDGKAIRFLVDNEEPVMAGQVIAEVEV comes from the coding sequence ATGAGCACATTTGAGATCAGATCGCCCCTGCCGGGCACCTTCTACCGGACACCGGCGCCGGACGCCGCCCCGTTCAAGGCGGACGGAGACGCGGTGGCGAGTGCAGACACGATCGGCATGATCGAAGTGATGAAAACCTTCCAGGAAATCCCGGCCGGTGTCGATGGCAAGGCCATCCGCTTCCTGGTCGATAACGAAGAGCCTGTGATGGCCGGTCAGGTGATCGCGGAGGTGGAGGTATGA
- a CDS encoding LysR family transcriptional regulator, with translation MTISLRQLRYFVATAELGQISQAAIDLSISQSAITTAIKELEQTVGAGLFIRTPHGMDLTAAGRQFLSHAYEILKKVDEATHLNVVNNEVEGILTVAATYTVIGYFLPLHIERLRRLFPKLEIQLFELTRESIEEGLLANRYDMSVLLTSNILNPSLVTEKVLSSTRRLWVPAQHHLLQAESVGLAEIAEEPYIMLTVDEAAHSSLKYWSASSYQPQVILRTSSVEAVRSLVANGQGVAILSDMVHRPWSLEGRRIETINVRDTIPAMDVGLAWRKNIDLSPQMLAFRAYFQQAFHLPGNAR, from the coding sequence ATGACGATCAGTTTGAGACAGCTTCGCTACTTTGTCGCGACCGCAGAGCTTGGACAAATATCGCAGGCGGCGATCGATCTTTCCATTTCCCAATCGGCCATCACCACAGCGATCAAGGAGCTGGAGCAGACAGTGGGAGCCGGCCTGTTCATCCGCACGCCGCACGGCATGGACCTGACCGCCGCCGGACGCCAGTTCCTATCGCATGCCTATGAGATCCTGAAGAAAGTTGACGAGGCGACGCATTTGAACGTCGTCAATAATGAGGTCGAAGGCATTCTCACGGTTGCCGCAACCTATACGGTCATCGGCTATTTCCTGCCTTTGCATATCGAGCGCCTTCGACGGCTTTTTCCCAAGCTCGAGATCCAGCTTTTCGAGCTGACGCGGGAATCCATTGAGGAAGGCCTGTTGGCGAACCGCTATGATATGTCGGTGCTGCTCACCTCAAACATTCTGAACCCGTCGCTTGTGACGGAAAAGGTCTTGAGCTCGACCCGCCGCCTCTGGGTCCCCGCGCAACATCATTTGCTGCAGGCAGAAAGCGTCGGCCTGGCGGAGATCGCCGAGGAGCCCTACATCATGCTGACCGTCGACGAGGCAGCCCATTCATCGTTGAAATACTGGAGCGCCTCGTCCTACCAGCCGCAGGTGATCCTGCGCACGTCGTCGGTCGAGGCGGTACGTTCGCTTGTCGCCAACGGCCAGGGCGTGGCCATTTTGTCTGACATGGTGCATCGCCCCTGGTCGCTGGAAGGCCGGCGCATTGAAACCATCAATGTTCGCGATACCATACCGGCGATGGACGTCGGATTGGCCTGGCGCAAGAATATTGACCTCTCCCCGCAGATGCTCGCCTTTCGCGCCTACTTCCAGCAGGCATTTCACCTGCCGGGCAATGCGCGCTGA
- a CDS encoding acetyl-CoA carboxylase biotin carboxylase subunit → MTIRSLLVANRGEIAVRIIKAAKALGIRTVQVHSAADADMLAVKLADEAVNIGPPSAAKSYLNIDAVVAAAKAAGVDAVHPGYGFLSENADFADAVEAAGLIFIGPKGDAIRLLGDKVAAREVAARAGVPTVPGSAGRIASLDEARAIAEKTGFPIMIKAAAGGGGRGIRIAETMADLERHFPQASAEAAAAFGDGGLYLEKVITKARHVEVQILGDGESFVHCFERECSLQRRRQKVWEEAPSTLLPAAVREKLCASAVALAREVGYRGAGTVEYLYDEITQDFYFIEVNTRIQVEHPVTEMITGIDLVQEMIKVCGGAKLSIAQGDILAHGHAIECRINAEDPSRNFMPAPGRIEALTIPQGEGIRFDTMLYEGYSIPPFYDSLVGKLIVWAESRDACLERLKAALEGLVITGIPTTIPLHLALAGADSVKRGAFHTCFLETWLETEFAGLSGKIAEVA, encoded by the coding sequence ATGACCATCCGCTCGCTCCTCGTTGCCAACCGCGGCGAGATCGCGGTGCGCATCATCAAGGCGGCAAAGGCGCTCGGCATCCGCACCGTACAGGTCCATAGTGCTGCCGATGCCGATATGCTGGCGGTGAAGCTGGCCGACGAGGCCGTCAATATCGGCCCGCCATCCGCCGCGAAATCCTACCTGAACATCGATGCCGTCGTAGCAGCCGCCAAGGCCGCAGGGGTCGATGCGGTTCATCCGGGCTATGGCTTTCTTTCTGAAAATGCCGACTTTGCCGATGCGGTCGAGGCGGCCGGCTTGATCTTCATCGGGCCGAAGGGCGATGCGATAAGGCTGCTGGGCGACAAGGTCGCTGCCCGTGAAGTGGCGGCCCGCGCAGGGGTGCCCACCGTTCCCGGCAGCGCGGGACGGATCGCCAGCCTCGATGAGGCCCGCGCCATTGCGGAAAAAACCGGCTTTCCGATCATGATCAAGGCGGCCGCAGGCGGTGGCGGGCGCGGTATCCGCATTGCCGAGACCATGGCTGATCTCGAGCGTCATTTCCCGCAAGCATCCGCAGAAGCCGCCGCCGCCTTTGGCGATGGTGGTCTCTACCTCGAAAAGGTGATCACCAAGGCGCGCCATGTCGAGGTTCAGATCCTCGGCGACGGCGAGAGCTTCGTCCATTGTTTCGAACGCGAATGCTCGCTGCAGCGCCGCCGCCAGAAGGTCTGGGAAGAAGCACCGTCCACGCTGTTACCGGCAGCAGTGCGCGAAAAGCTCTGCGCCAGCGCCGTGGCGCTTGCCCGCGAGGTCGGCTATCGCGGCGCGGGCACCGTTGAATATCTCTATGACGAGATCACGCAGGACTTCTATTTCATCGAGGTGAATACCCGCATCCAGGTTGAGCATCCGGTGACGGAGATGATCACCGGCATCGATCTCGTGCAGGAGATGATCAAGGTTTGCGGCGGCGCAAAACTGTCGATCGCGCAAGGAGATATCTTGGCGCACGGCCATGCCATCGAATGCCGCATCAATGCCGAGGACCCGTCCCGCAACTTCATGCCCGCACCGGGGCGGATCGAGGCGCTGACGATCCCGCAAGGCGAGGGCATCCGCTTCGACACCATGCTCTACGAGGGATATTCGATCCCGCCATTTTACGATTCCCTTGTCGGGAAGCTGATAGTCTGGGCGGAAAGCCGCGATGCCTGCCTTGAGCGGCTGAAGGCTGCGCTCGAAGGTCTGGTGATCACCGGCATTCCAACCACGATCCCGTTGCATCTGGCGCTTGCCGGCGCAGACAGCGTTAAGCGTGGCGCTTTCCATACCTGTTTTCTTGAAACATGGCTTGAGACCGAATTCGCCGGCCTGTCCGGCAAGATTGCGGAGGTTGCCTGA
- a CDS encoding MarR family winged helix-turn-helix transcriptional regulator: protein MTGGDDRKDLSRRDPYLVTEQVGHLLRKAYQRHLAIFQSNASDPDLTSVQFVTLCALHDLGPSSQVELVKATSVDQATIRGIVERLKARGLIDLSRDEADGRKVVISLLPKGDAVLEQMYPQGHLISEKTMGRLNPAERVALLYLLRKIAEEDEQDS from the coding sequence ATGACTGGCGGCGATGACAGGAAGGACTTGAGCCGGCGCGACCCTTATCTGGTCACCGAGCAGGTGGGCCATCTGCTGCGCAAAGCCTATCAGCGGCATCTCGCCATCTTCCAGAGCAATGCCAGCGATCCCGACCTCACATCCGTGCAATTCGTGACACTTTGCGCCCTGCATGACCTCGGCCCCAGCTCGCAGGTCGAACTCGTCAAGGCGACCTCGGTCGATCAGGCAACCATCCGCGGCATCGTCGAAAGACTGAAGGCGCGGGGCCTGATCGATCTTTCCCGGGATGAGGCAGACGGCCGCAAGGTGGTGATTTCGCTTCTGCCCAAGGGCGATGCGGTGCTGGAACAGATGTATCCGCAAGGCCATCTTATCAGTGAAAAGACGATGGGCCGTCTCAACCCGGCCGAGCGGGTGGCGCTTCTCTACCTTCTGCGCAAGATCGCGGAAGAGGATGAACAGGACAGTTGA
- a CDS encoding MFS transporter has protein sequence MQSPITVEDGLRMAGVGAFQKRLFVIFGLVWAADAMQVLAIGFSAPSIAASFGITVPQALQTGTLFFLGMLIGAFVFGRLADRIGRRPVLFIAIILDAICGVASAFAPDLQWLLVARFLTGLGVGGTLPVDYAMMAEFLPSDRRGRWLVLLEGFWAVGTVALALLALGAGTQGGEAWRTIFFVTGLPALIGVVLRFYVPESPLYLNQQGRSDQARKVLQTVAKANGTNVEIPPLVQQKPQRKSISALFSGDLRRRTIFLMLAWMLISVSYYGVFVYLPVKLAADGFGFVRGQVFLVILAIAQLPGYALAAYGVEKWGRKPTLIGFLLLSAIGTLAYGLGQTAEIIVAATLLLSFALLGTWGAIYAFTPEIYPTTLRASGMGMAGSVARFGGLLAPSIVAPLMTSNFGLALGVISGLLVVAAVSVWLINAESKDRVLE, from the coding sequence ATGCAGTCACCAATTACAGTTGAAGACGGTCTGAGAATGGCCGGTGTCGGCGCTTTCCAAAAGCGTCTGTTCGTCATTTTCGGCCTGGTCTGGGCGGCGGACGCCATGCAGGTGCTGGCGATCGGTTTCAGCGCGCCGTCGATTGCCGCCAGTTTCGGCATTACCGTTCCGCAGGCGCTGCAGACCGGCACTTTGTTTTTCCTCGGAATGCTCATCGGTGCCTTCGTTTTCGGACGCTTGGCGGACAGGATTGGCCGCAGGCCCGTGCTGTTCATCGCCATCATCCTCGATGCGATCTGCGGTGTCGCCTCGGCTTTCGCCCCCGATCTCCAGTGGCTGCTTGTGGCACGGTTCCTGACCGGCCTTGGCGTCGGCGGCACGCTTCCGGTCGATTACGCCATGATGGCCGAGTTCCTTCCCTCCGATAGGCGCGGCCGCTGGCTGGTTCTACTTGAAGGCTTTTGGGCTGTTGGCACCGTCGCCCTCGCTCTATTGGCGCTCGGTGCCGGAACACAAGGTGGTGAAGCCTGGAGGACGATTTTCTTCGTGACGGGTCTTCCCGCCCTGATCGGCGTCGTGCTGCGCTTCTACGTTCCGGAATCGCCCCTCTATCTCAATCAGCAGGGACGCTCGGACCAGGCGCGGAAAGTGCTGCAGACGGTCGCCAAGGCCAACGGCACGAATGTTGAAATTCCGCCGCTCGTGCAGCAGAAGCCGCAACGCAAGTCGATATCAGCACTCTTTTCCGGCGATCTGCGCCGCCGGACGATTTTCCTGATGCTCGCCTGGATGCTGATCTCGGTCTCCTATTACGGCGTGTTCGTCTATCTGCCGGTAAAGCTTGCCGCCGATGGTTTCGGTTTTGTCCGTGGCCAGGTCTTCCTCGTCATTCTGGCAATCGCACAGTTGCCGGGCTATGCACTTGCGGCCTATGGCGTCGAGAAATGGGGCAGGAAGCCCACATTGATCGGCTTCCTGCTGCTCAGCGCTATTGGAACGCTGGCCTACGGCCTGGGGCAGACGGCGGAGATTATCGTGGCCGCAACCCTGCTGCTGAGCTTTGCGCTTTTGGGCACATGGGGTGCAATCTATGCATTTACGCCCGAGATATACCCGACGACCCTGCGGGCAAGCGGCATGGGCATGGCCGGTTCGGTCGCACGTTTTGGCGGTCTCCTGGCACCGTCGATCGTGGCCCCTCTGATGACCTCGAACTTCGGCCTTGCTCTGGGCGTGATCTCCGGCCTGCTGGTTGTCGCTGCCGTCAGCGTCTGGCTGATCAACGCGGAATCGAAGGATCGCGTCCTCGAGTAA
- a CDS encoding M29 family metallopeptidase — protein MDHFSFTEICLHQLKMSGVHEGEKLIVLTQGNERLDYADAFMAAGMRLGAKMYHMRLPPVPPAGAWAVGQTGLAAMPEAVEALKAADMLIDCIFLLFSPEQMAIQASGTRILTAVEPPELLARMLPTKELRERVEFAGDLLSKAKVMRITSEHGTDVTYKLNTYPAITEYACTDEPGRWDHWPSGFVFTGGDDDGVDGTIVVAPGDILLPQNIYVRDPIIYTIENGWITDIRGGLDAELVKSYMDGFNDPRGMGMSHVGWGLNQNAKWHRMVPGEFPGGMGMEARSFYGNVMFSTGPNNELGGPNDTACHLDIPMRNCSLFLDDEPMVLNGDIAVKEMQYKFD, from the coding sequence ATGGATCACTTCAGCTTCACGGAAATCTGCCTGCATCAGTTGAAGATGTCGGGCGTCCACGAGGGCGAAAAACTCATCGTCCTGACCCAGGGCAACGAGCGCCTCGATTATGCCGATGCCTTCATGGCGGCGGGCATGCGTCTTGGCGCCAAGATGTATCACATGCGTTTGCCGCCGGTGCCGCCGGCCGGCGCATGGGCCGTCGGCCAGACGGGTCTTGCAGCCATGCCGGAAGCGGTCGAGGCGCTGAAGGCCGCCGACATGTTGATCGATTGCATCTTTTTGCTCTTCAGCCCGGAACAGATGGCAATCCAGGCGTCCGGCACGCGTATTCTGACGGCCGTGGAACCGCCGGAGCTTCTCGCCCGCATGCTGCCGACGAAGGAATTGCGCGAGCGCGTTGAATTTGCCGGCGACCTGCTCTCCAAGGCGAAGGTGATGCGGATCACGTCCGAGCATGGCACGGACGTGACCTACAAGCTCAACACCTATCCCGCCATCACCGAATATGCCTGCACCGACGAGCCGGGCCGCTGGGACCATTGGCCGTCCGGCTTCGTATTCACCGGTGGTGACGATGACGGCGTCGACGGGACGATCGTCGTTGCTCCCGGCGATATCCTGCTGCCGCAGAATATCTACGTGCGCGATCCGATCATCTACACGATCGAAAACGGTTGGATCACCGATATCCGCGGCGGCCTCGATGCCGAGCTTGTGAAGTCGTACATGGACGGTTTCAACGATCCGCGCGGCATGGGCATGAGCCATGTCGGCTGGGGCCTCAATCAGAACGCCAAATGGCATCGCATGGTGCCCGGCGAATTCCCAGGCGGCATGGGCATGGAAGCACGCTCCTTCTACGGCAACGTGATGTTCTCGACCGGCCCCAACAACGAGCTGGGCGGACCGAACGATACGGCCTGCCATCTGGACATCCCGATGCGCAATTGCTCGCTGTTCCTGGATGACGAGCCGATGGTTCTGAACGGCGACATCGCCGTCAAGGAAATGCAGTACAAATTCGACTGA